The genomic stretch GCCAGGTGCGTTTCATCCCGGGATTCAGTATTTTCCTGATGGACTCGGAAATTTTGATGGCCGGTGTCCACTCGCCCCCGTTTTTCAGGGCCACGAGCTTGTAGACCCCGTCCAGGGCTGGCTCCCCCTCTGACGATATCAGGCGGGTACCGACCCCGAAGACGAGCCTGCCGACCATGTGGTCCACGTCCACGCCATATTTGGACGCTTCCTGGGTGATCTGGCTGATGATCTGCCAGATTACGAGCTCGTCGAGCTGGTTCGACAGAACGATGGAGGTTTCGGGAAATCCCGCGTCGCTGAGCATTTTTGCCGCCTGGATACTCAGGTATGCCAGGTCACCCGAGTCGAGACGGATACCCAAGGGCTCGTGGCCTTTCCGCCTCAGCTCCTCGAAGACGGTGATCGCGTTCGGGATCCCGCTTTTAAGTGTATTCACCGTATCGACGAGGAGGAGACAGTCGTCGGGGTATACCTCGGCGTAGGCCCGGAAAGCATCGAGCTCGCTGTCTCCCTGGGCCATGAAGGCCTGGACCATGCTGTGTGCATGGGTGCCCTTCGGCGGGTAGCCGAGGACGCAGGATATTCCCGTGTTGGAGGTGTAATCCGCTCCCCCGATGAGCGCGGCGCGCGCCCCCGCTATCGCCCCCCGATCCTGCCCCCGCCGCAGACCGAACTCGATCGTCGTCTGTCCCAGGGAAGCCTCGTGGATCCGTGCCGCCTTCGTGGCGACGAGGATCTGGTAGTTCAGCTGGTTAAGGAGCGGTGACTCGAGTATCTGGGCCATGACGAGGGGGCCCTCGACGACGGTCAGGGGGACGTTGGGGTGGACGACCCGTCCTTCGGGGATGGCCCGAATCGTGATCCCGTCGAAGTTGCCTCTCTTTTTCATCCAGCCGAGGAAGTCGTCCGCGAAAATCCTCCTGCCCGCCCTCCCTCTCTGTTGTGACAAAAACTCGATCTCCCTCTCGCCGAACCGTGCTTCCGCCATCCAGTCCAGAAGCCATCCGAGGCCGGCATTGATGCAGTATCCCGCCATGTGAGACCCGTAGTTCGGGTAGGAACGGAAAAAGTGGTCGAACTTGGCCTGTCTTTCGTGTATCCCCATCCGGTAGTACAGCTGGGCCATGGTGAGCTGGTACAGGTCGGTGTACAGGATGCCTTCGGTCGTCTTGCGCAAAGAACTCTTCACGATCTTCCCCCGGCAAGCCCCTGGAATCGGTTCCCTTTGGCGGTCACTCCGGCAAGGCGGTGCGTTAATTTAACATTAGCACGGTTGCGGTTGTCCTGTCCTCTCCAAACACGGGGGCCGCCTTCTCATCGGGATTCAATGATGGGGAAACCTCCGTCTTTTGTGAGGTCTTTCACAGAACGGGCCGTTGAACTGTTCTACAGTAACAGGTGGAGAGAGTGGCTTTTTCCGGTACGGGAAGAGAAGAGAAACCTCCATCGAGCGATTCTCAATTTGTATCGAATGGAGGCAGGGGATGGAAGGTATGCTCGTTGTGACAGGGTCGTGGATCTCCTGGTTCGGGGGACTGCTCCTTTTTCTCGTTGCCGCGAGCGCGATCCTCCTCGCCGAGGAATACGAGGAGGAGAAAAAAAGGATCAGAGAGGCGGTATGGGCCCACTTTCCCCCCTCGTATCGTGAGGAGGCGAAGTCAGGCAGGGATGATCTCGACAGGGCTGCCTGATCCGCGAAAGATCCAAACGGGCAGGTCGATCAGCGAGGGCCCGTGAGGATTGGTATCGAAAGGGGGTGAGCTGACCATGGCAGTGATGACGAAATTTTCCTGCTACGACTGCGGGCACGTTTTCGAAGTACCCTACGGTTCAGGGAGGCCCATGGCGTGTCCCGCATGCATCAGCCTCAACATTCACAGGGCATCGCAGGAGTGGTGCCCCGGCAGGCGAATACGCCCGGACCGGAGAGGATGCGGCGGGCAGCGGGGTTTCGGGCGCGAATCGAGGTAAATGCCCCAAACCCGCCCTCTCTGGCGGTACCCGCTGTGTTACCAGAGCCAATCGTNNNNNNNNNNNNNNNNNNNNNNNNNNNNNNNNNNNNNNNNNNNNNNNNNNNNNNNNNNNNNNNNNNNNNNNNNNNNNNNNNNNNNNNNNNNNNNNNNNNNNNNNNNNNNNNNNNNNNNNNNNNNNNNNNNNNNAACTGTGGCGCAGGCAGGGAAGAGATCGGGGAAAATCGCCAGGGGGCTCGTCGGGAAAGGCTATTTGTTCAGCCTTGGTATGGGTGTGCTCTCCTTCGCCCTCTTCGTTGCGGCCCTTCATATGGAATCCATCCTTGAGTCGCTGGGAATCACGATCGTGCTGATGGGCGAGATGATCGCTTTTCTCGTCGTGGTTGTCGGGATAGACGCAGGCAGCAGGTGGTGGCTGAGCGATATGGCGGACGGCAACGAGGGTGCACGGAAAAAAGAGGGCGGTCTGGAAGGGGGGGGTGACGGAAAGGGAGCGAGGCCCTCTCCGGTAAGCGCCGGCTCAGGGTATGAGCAACGGGATGAATCCCCGCCCCCCGCGCACGAAAACTTCTTCTAATTTTTCGGCACAAACAGTACAATTTGATACACTGTAGCCATACGTCCTGAAGAGAGCCAATGACGTATGTGACCGGATGCCGGAAAACGTTCCGGCTGCAGGGGGATCTCTTTTTACAAGGAGGGAAGGGGATATGAGTGAGAAGAAGTGGAAGTTCGATACCCAGGTTATCCACGGGGCCCAGGCGCCGGGGGAGTGGAAGAGCGCTACTCTGGCTCCCATCTACCAGACGGCATCGCACCGGTTTGACACCGCCGAGGAACTCTCCGATGTATTTGCGGGGAAGCAAAAAGGGTTCATCTACCAGCGCCTGCGAAACCCCACCAACGAGGTCCTGGAAAAACGGCTCGCCATGCTGACCGGCGGCATGGAGGCTGTTGTCACCGGATCGGGCATGGCGGCGATAAACAACGCCGTGCTCTCCATATGCCGCTCGGGTGACGAGATCGTGTCGGGAAACTCCCTGTTCATGTCCACCTTTCTGCTCTACAACAACGTTCTCAGGAAGCTGGGAATCGACGTGAAGCTGGTCGAGAGCGCCGACCTTTCCGCCTGGAAGGCGGCCGTTACGCCGAAGACCAAGCTCCTCTTCGTGGAGACGATCGGTAACCCCAAGATGGACGTGCCGAATATCCGGGAGCTTGCAGACCTCGCCCACGAGAACCGGGCGCCCCTGATCGTGGACAACACGCTGGCTACCCCCTATCTGTTCCTGCCCCTCGAGCACGGGGCCGATATCCTGGTCTACTCCACCACCAAGTACCTGAACGGCCACGGATCGGCGGTAGGGGGCGTGGTGATCGACTCGGGGAGATTCGACTGGCCCGACGACAAGTACACCGATTTCAAGCTCTATAAGGATATCGCGGGAAAACGGGCATTCATCGACAGGGTGTGGCGGGAGATCCATATCAACTTCGGGACCACCCAGTCTCCCTTCCAGTCCTACCTCACCCTGATCGGCCTGGACACCCTGGCGCTCCGGATGGAACGGCACATGAAAAACACTGTCGAGGTGGCCAGGTTCCTGGCGCAACACCCCAAGGTGAAGTGGGTCAACTTCCCCGGTCTGGAGGACAGCCCCTCCCATGAGACGGCGAAGGCCCAGTTCAACGGGAAGGGGTACGGGGGGCTCTTGACCTTCGGCCTGGAAGACGAGAAAGCCTGTTTCGACTATATCCGGAACGTCAGGCTCGCGTACCACCTGGCGAACCTGGGCGACTGCAAGACCCTGGTCATCCACCCCTGGTCATCGCAATACATCAGGTTTACCGAGGAATCGAGGCGGGACAACGGCATCACCCCTGACATGGTGCGGGTATCCGTGGGGATCGAAGCCGTCGAGGACATCCTGGAGGACCTGGACCAGGCTCTTCGGGCCATATGAAAAAGGGGCCGCCGGGCTTGATTCGGCGCTTCTGCATTGCCCAACCCCGGTGCGGGTAAGTTGAAGATGAAGGAGACCTTCAAGAAACTGTCCCCGAACCTGATGGTAGAAGACGTGAACGGTGCCGTCGATTTTTACTGCGATGTCCTGGGTTTTGCCTTCGTCCTGGGGGCTCCCGAGGCGGGAGGGGACGTGGTGAGGATAAGGGACTCAGGGGTCCCCCTCGACTGGGCGCTGGTGCGAAGGGGGGGCGTGGACATCATGTTTCAGACCAGGAGGAGTCTCGTCCAGGAAAACTTCGACTTTGCCCACGAGCAGGTCGGCGGGTCGTTGACCCTGTTTATCGAGGTGGAGGATGTCGATGCCCTCTACGGGTTGATAAAGGGCCGGGTAGACATTGTCCGCGATATGGAGACCACATTTTACGGAATGAAGGAGTTCATCATCCGGGACAACAGCGGTTATATCCTCACCTTCGCCCAGAGGGGCTGATCGGTTTCCCCCCTCGTGCTTCGATTTTCCCGTGAACGTTCGAACAGGTGCGGGACCGGAAAACCCGCCGCCGAAAAAG from Deltaproteobacteria bacterium encodes the following:
- a CDS encoding nicotinate phosphoribosyltransferase; translated protein: MKSSLRKTTEGILYTDLYQLTMAQLYYRMGIHERQAKFDHFFRSYPNYGSHMAGYCINAGLGWLLDWMAEARFGEREIEFLSQQRGRAGRRIFADDFLGWMKKRGNFDGITIRAIPEGRVVHPNVPLTVVEGPLVMAQILESPLLNQLNYQILVATKAARIHEASLGQTTIEFGLRRGQDRGAIAGARAALIGGADYTSNTGISCVLGYPPKGTHAHSMVQAFMAQGDSELDAFRAYAEVYPDDCLLLVDTVNTLKSGIPNAITVFEELRRKGHEPLGIRLDSGDLAYLSIQAAKMLSDAGFPETSIVLSNQLDELVIWQIISQITQEASKYGVDVDHMVGRLVFGVGTRLISSEGEPALDGVYKLVALKNGGEWTPAIKISESIRKILNPGMKRTWRIYDTRGKANADLIATAEENPDGMEKILLHHPTEAKTFRILEMKDISGMEPLLVDVMAEGKVVRHMPSIEEMRTLRRSDMERLDPGVKRLVNPHIYHVSLTERLWDLKQEMVQTVKKNIRKNSAR
- a CDS encoding aminotransferase class I/II-fold pyridoxal phosphate-dependent enzyme; the protein is MSEKKWKFDTQVIHGAQAPGEWKSATLAPIYQTASHRFDTAEELSDVFAGKQKGFIYQRLRNPTNEVLEKRLAMLTGGMEAVVTGSGMAAINNAVLSICRSGDEIVSGNSLFMSTFLLYNNVLRKLGIDVKLVESADLSAWKAAVTPKTKLLFVETIGNPKMDVPNIRELADLAHENRAPLIVDNTLATPYLFLPLEHGADILVYSTTKYLNGHGSAVGGVVIDSGRFDWPDDKYTDFKLYKDIAGKRAFIDRVWREIHINFGTTQSPFQSYLTLIGLDTLALRMERHMKNTVEVARFLAQHPKVKWVNFPGLEDSPSHETAKAQFNGKGYGGLLTFGLEDEKACFDYIRNVRLAYHLANLGDCKTLVIHPWSSQYIRFTEESRRDNGITPDMVRVSVGIEAVEDILEDLDQALRAI